Within the Blastocatellia bacterium genome, the region CGGCTAATCGCTCGGCACGGTCGCCGACTTCGGCATAGCGGGCGCGACGGCAGCCGTCGCCCATAAAGGTCACGACTTCGCTTGAGGCGTGAACGCGGCGACTGTGCTCGAAGATATGGTTGATCGTCAATGGGCGATCCTGCATGGTGCTTTGCATGGCAATCTCCTTGTCGAATGAATTGATTGACTGATACGCAAATGAAGTGCAGATGGATTATCTTCATCCGCCGCCGGCAGGGCAACCCGAATTTGCGCGGGCCAGGGCGGCAGGTTGAGCGCTAAATGTCGTTGAATTCCGCCTGGTATTTCGCGGTGCCGGCGCAAGCCGCGAGCGCGCCCGGCTCTAGCTCCATTGCCATGAAGATTTCATCCGGCACGTCGTATTCGGAGCGGATATGGAAGCGGCTGGCGGGCGCGAAGCCGAAGCGCGGATAGTAGTTCGCATGACCGAGCACGACGGCGGCCCGGTGACCGAGGCGGCGGCACGCTTCGAGTCCGGCCCTGACCAGCCGTGAGCCGACGCCCTGATTCTGCCACTCGGGAAGCACGGCCATCGGCGCCAGCCCGACGGCGGCGGCTGATTTCCCGGTCGCTCCGATGACGACGGGGCTGAACAGGATATGCCCGACGACTTGCGCCTCGTGAACCGCGACCAGCGACAGCGTGACCTTGCCGTGGGCGCGTAACAGGTCAATGAGATCAGCCTCCGTCGGGCCATCGAAGGCGCGCTCGTTGACCCGGCGAATTGCGGCAATGTCGTCAGGTTGTTCGGGCCGTATCTGAATGCTATCGTTCATATGAAAAATCCTAATTGAATCCATCGAAGTCGTGCGGTCACCTGCATCGGCTTATTCATTCGCAGCCGCCAAACCGAAGCCCTGCCAATCGCAGTCAAACCATGTATCGTGCCCGTTTCAAGGTCGAGCATAAAGTGTTCTTCCCAGTTATCCCCGCGTGGATTGAATAAACGCGAATCGCTACGGGTCTGTTCATCTAGGCCGGTTAGCCAATCCCCTTTATGAACATTGCAGGCGCGGCACGCGAGCGCCAGATTAGCCTTATTATCCTCGCCGGCTTTCGACAAGGGGATGATGTGTTCGACCTCGAATGGGAAATTGAAGATGACTTCGGGCGCATGACAGTACTCACATCGGTGCGCGGCGCGTCGCGCAACCAGTGTGTAGTGAGGGTTCATTTCTTCCACTCAGCAACTGTAGATTCCGCACGCCGCGTTGCCGCCTGCACCTCAGCATTGATGAGTTGTTCCAATTCAGCTTGCTCTTCAGGCTGTAGTTGGCGGCTCTCGTCGCGCGCCTCGCGCCAGCGCGCCATCAACTCACTCAAGCGATGTTGTTGCGCTGCCGTGAAGAAAGCATCCGGCAGCGGCATTTCGCCCGATAGAGTTCTTTGAACGTGGTCGATGATGGCTTCATAATATGCAGCTACGAAAATTGACCATTCCGTAGGCGGTTGTTGAATGACCACCAGGGCTCCGGTTTCCGCTTGGTCCAACTGTTTAGTTAAAGCATCCAGCGCTTCGCCTGCGCTCCGACCTTCTGATTGAAGTGTCCCTGCCTTCGCGCGGTAGATGATCCCATCTTTGCCCGTGCTCTCCGGCACAATCGTAATGGTAGTCATACGCGCCCTCCTGCCTTCGGATTATACGCGCTCTGGGCTGATGCGCGAAGGCAACAACGCAAATAGCATCACCGCGGCGAGGGCGGCCAGCGCCGCGCCGAAGTAAAACGTCGCCGCCGCATTCACCTTGTCCCAGAGCACGCCACCGACGTAGCTCGCGGCAATCTGCGTCAGGCCGGTGACCATCGAGAGGATGCCGATCACCGTGGCGCGGCCGGCGCGGCCCGCCGTGTCCACGGCCAGGGCTTTGGCGACGCCTTCCGTCAGCGCGGGGAACAGACCGTAGAGCGCAAACAGCGGCCAGACCATCCATACCCGCGAGACGAGCGCGAACCCGAGATAGCTCAAGGCGTAGACCGCAAAGCCGGCAATCAGCAGATTGCGCCGCCCCAGTTGATCGCTGGCCGCGCCCGCCGGATACGCGGCCAGCGCGGACACCAGGTTGAACAGCGCATAAGCAAAGATCGCTGCGCTGATGGCCCGGCCCGCGCCTTCACCATTTGCCAGTCCCAACTGTTGGGCGCGCAGAATCAGAAACGAGTTGGCGGAATTCGCCAGCCCGAAGACCGCCATCACCAGAAGTAATCTTTTATACTCACGCGTCGTGCCGGCGAGCGACAGCCGCAGCTCGCCGGTTCCCGTGACAACACTTTCGCGCCGCTCTTTGACCGTAAGAATCAGCAGCGCCGCGACGGTCGCCGGAATCGCCGAGATCAAAAAGATGCTGCGCGCATCGAGCCGCGCCCAGTTGACCACCGCCAGCGCCACGAGCGGCCCCAGCACCGCGCCCGCCGAATCCATGGCGCGCTCGAACCCAAACGCCCGCCCGCGATAGCGCGCTTCGGTCGCTTCGGCAAGCAGCGCATCACGCGGCGCGTTACGGATGCCTTTGCCGAAGCGCTCGGCAAAGCGCGCCGCCAGCACCAGCGGCCATACCTGCGCGGCGGCCATCACCGGGCGAGTCGCTGCCGTCAAGACATAGCCGAAAAAGGCCACAGGCTTGCGCCGCCCGAGGCGATCCGAAATCCACCCGGAGAAGCCGCCGATCACATTAGCCAGGCCGACAGCGATGCCTTCGATCAAGCCGACGACGGTTGCCGGCGCTCCCAATGTCGCGGTCAGGAAGAGCGGCAGAATGGGATAGATCATCTCGCCGCTGATGTCGGAAAACATGCTGACAAAGCCGATGATGATGGCGCTGCGCGACACGCCAGCGAAGAGCGACGCGGCGACGCGGCGACGCGGCGACGCGGCGAGAGAGTCGCGCGAATCACTGCTCACTGGTTGATCGGGTTGCTCCATCTAGAACCGTTTTTGATTGCATTTGTCATGTAGCGCAAGGCGGTTAGCTTGCGCTGCGACTCGCGCAAGCTAACCGCCTTGCGCTACACCCGACCTTCATTCCGGTCGCCGCGTCGCCGTGTCGTCACTTCTCAGAGAGCGTCAGTTTGGTGATGAAGAACCACGAGCCGGAAGGGTCGAGCTGGATGTTGCCGACGCGCTTGCGGGCGACAAGCACGTTGGCCGGATACCAGAGATAGAGCTGCGGCAGCTCGTCAGAGACCGCCTTTTCGACCTGGCTGTAGAGCGCAACTTTGGCGGGGCGCGTGTCGGCGCGCTCGGCTTCGACGATCCAATCGTCAACCTGCGGGTTGCAGTAACGCATGCGGTTCTGGCCGCCGCGATCTGTCAGCAAGCTTGAGATTTTTAGATAGAGCGCGCGCTTTTCAACAGCGCTGGTGGTTGCATCGAGCGCCGCGGCTTGCTCGATCATGCGGCTCACTTCCGCCGTCGCGCAATAGTCATGTTTGGCGAGAACCGTAGCCAGCGTGTCAAACAGCGGGCGCATCGCCGCCGGGTCGCTCGCGGCGCGCAGCCTGGCAATGGCGTCGTTGAATTGCGCGTCCTGGTAGCGGCTGTGGTAAACCAGCTGAAAGCCATCGGTGCTTTGATTGAAGCCGAGGCCGATGCGGTAGAAGAGATCATACTGCGCTTTCGCCAGCCGGTCGTTCATCGTCGCCGTTTCAAGCGACAACAGCTCAAGCTCGATGCCGACCTGTCGCAACTGGTCTTGCAGAATGGCGGCGATGTTGCGCGACAGTTGCGCGGTCGAGATGAGAATCGTCAATCGCAGTCGCGTCTGCGGCCCGTCGCCGTCGGGGTCGGGGAAACCGGCCTCGTCGAGCAACTGCATGGCTCGTTGCGGGTCGTGGTCATAGACCGTGATGTTGGGGTTGTAGGCCCAGTGCTCAGGCGGCAGCAAGGTGTTCGCCTGGCGCGCCTGATCACGGAGCAAACGGTGAATGATCGACTCTCGGTCAATCGCATACGCGACCGCCTGACGGACTTTGACGTTTCCAAGGTCCGAAGCCGGCGTGGTGTTGGCTCCGAGGTAACCGATGTTAGCGCCGTCACCGACGACCACCTGGATGTCCGAGCGGCGTTGCAGCGCACGCACGGTTTCGGGATCAAACAGCGCATTCAGGGCGAGATCAACGTCGCCGCTCATCAGCTCGGCCTGCCGCGTGCTGTTGTCGGTGACGACTTTGACTCGCACGCGCGGGATGACCGGCGCGCCGCCCCAGTAATTCGCGTTGGCTTCGAGGTGAACGGCCTCGCCTTCGTTGTAAGAGACGAACCGGTAAGGGCCGCTGCCGACCGGCGCGCTGGCCTGCTCGGCGCCGGCGCCTTCAGGGATGATGCCGATGGCCGGCAGGGTGCCGATGAGATCGAACGGCTCGCTGGCGCGAAAGATGACGGTCAGCGGGTCGGGCGCGTCAATCGAAGTGATCTTATCGACCGAGCCGCGAATGGGCGAACGGGTCGCCGGGTCTTTGATCGAAGCGAAGGTGTACTTGACGTCAGATGAAGTGAGCGGCTTGCCGTTATGAAAGACGACGCCTTGGCGCAAGTGAAAGGTGAAGGTCTGATGATCCGGGGATTCTTCAAACCGCTCGGCGAGCGACGGCACGAACTCGAAGAG harbors:
- a CDS encoding N-acetyltransferase, translating into MNDSIQIRPEQPDDIAAIRRVNERAFDGPTEADLIDLLRAHGKVTLSLVAVHEAQVVGHILFSPVVIGATGKSAAAVGLAPMAVLPEWQNQGVGSRLVRAGLEACRRLGHRAAVVLGHANYYPRFGFAPASRFHIRSEYDVPDEIFMAMELEPGALAACAGTAKYQAEFNDI
- a CDS encoding HNH endonuclease signature motif containing protein, with the translated sequence MNPHYTLVARRAAHRCEYCHAPEVIFNFPFEVEHIIPLSKAGEDNKANLALACRACNVHKGDWLTGLDEQTRSDSRLFNPRGDNWEEHFMLDLETGTIHGLTAIGRASVWRLRMNKPMQVTARLRWIQLGFFI
- a CDS encoding MFS transporter; this translates as MSSDSRDSLAASPRRRVAASLFAGVSRSAIIIGFVSMFSDISGEMIYPILPLFLTATLGAPATVVGLIEGIAVGLANVIGGFSGWISDRLGRRKPVAFFGYVLTAATRPVMAAAQVWPLVLAARFAERFGKGIRNAPRDALLAEATEARYRGRAFGFERAMDSAGAVLGPLVALAVVNWARLDARSIFLISAIPATVAALLILTVKERRESVVTGTGELRLSLAGTTREYKRLLLVMAVFGLANSANSFLILRAQQLGLANGEGAGRAISAAIFAYALFNLVSALAAYPAGAASDQLGRRNLLIAGFAVYALSYLGFALVSRVWMVWPLFALYGLFPALTEGVAKALAVDTAGRAGRATVIGILSMVTGLTQIAASYVGGVLWDKVNAAATFYFGAALAALAAVMLFALLPSRISPERV
- a CDS encoding ABC transporter substrate-binding protein produces the protein MMSDELKESRSISPTLFSAIHHSSFIIHRLITSRLLLIASCFLLMLPLAGCRHGAEPGTLVIAIEAPPAGFDSRFSTGNGISARIMQLVYDTLVVKNSLFEFVPSLAERFEESPDHQTFTFHLRQGVVFHNGKPLTSSDVKYTFASIKDPATRSPIRGSVDKITSIDAPDPLTVIFRASEPFDLIGTLPAIGIIPEGAGAEQASAPVGSGPYRFVSYNEGEAVHLEANANYWGGAPVIPRVRVKVVTDNSTRQAELMSGDVDLALNALFDPETVRALQRRSDIQVVVGDGANIGYLGANTTPASDLGNVKVRQAVAYAIDRESIIHRLLRDQARQANTLLPPEHWAYNPNITVYDHDPQRAMQLLDEAGFPDPDGDGPQTRLRLTILISTAQLSRNIAAILQDQLRQVGIELELLSLETATMNDRLAKAQYDLFYRIGLGFNQSTDGFQLVYHSRYQDAQFNDAIARLRAASDPAAMRPLFDTLATVLAKHDYCATAEVSRMIEQAAALDATTSAVEKRALYLKISSLLTDRGGQNRMRYCNPQVDDWIVEAERADTRPAKVALYSQVEKAVSDELPQLYLWYPANVLVARKRVGNIQLDPSGSWFFITKLTLSEK